The proteins below come from a single Bryobacter aggregatus MPL3 genomic window:
- a CDS encoding ABC transporter ATP-binding protein, with translation MSARLLDTDFALAYGTGRPILRGCRLQLERGEILGLIGESGSGKSSCALAILGLLGAEARLSGRIELEGQNLIGLPEKQLQAIRGRRVGLILQNPQSALCPAMTVGQHLEEAWWVHEPQRRREWRQVAEPLFASVGLTLDDALVRLPSRQLSVGMAQRVLIAMTLLHQPPLLIADEPTSALDPIHSAEAAQLLRAVRDEYGASVLLITHDLPLATAFCDRIAVLSGGEIVECNRTEQILQNPRHAYTRQLLQATRLLHCQLD, from the coding sequence ATGAGCGCTCGCCTTCTCGATACCGATTTTGCGCTCGCCTATGGTACCGGCCGGCCGATTCTTCGAGGATGCCGGCTGCAATTGGAGCGGGGCGAGATCCTCGGATTGATTGGAGAGAGTGGCTCCGGGAAAAGCAGTTGCGCGCTCGCAATCCTAGGACTGCTCGGAGCTGAAGCCAGACTTAGTGGACGCATCGAACTGGAAGGCCAGAATCTGATCGGTCTGCCGGAGAAGCAACTGCAGGCGATCCGGGGCCGGAGAGTCGGACTCATCCTGCAGAATCCCCAATCGGCTCTCTGCCCGGCCATGACCGTTGGACAACATCTGGAAGAAGCCTGGTGGGTGCATGAGCCACAGCGCAGGCGGGAGTGGCGCCAGGTAGCGGAACCCCTCTTTGCCAGCGTCGGTCTGACGCTCGACGATGCGCTCGTCCGCCTGCCGTCGCGCCAACTCAGTGTTGGAATGGCGCAACGGGTCCTGATTGCGATGACCCTCCTGCACCAACCGCCGCTCTTGATCGCCGATGAGCCGACAAGCGCGCTCGATCCGATTCACAGCGCAGAGGCCGCACAATTGTTGCGCGCAGTAAGAGACGAGTATGGCGCCTCAGTCCTCCTGATCACACATGATCTTCCACTGGCCACCGCATTCTGCGACCGGATCGCCGTCTTGTCGGGCGGGGAAATTGTAGAGTGCAACAGGACAGAGCAGATCCTCCAGAATCCGCGTCACGCCTACACCCGCCAACTGCTGCAAGCCACTCGTCTGTTGCATTGCCAACTCGACTAA
- a CDS encoding ABC transporter substrate-binding protein, producing the protein MRLLYSLIVLSALTAFATGLPHPARGGELRMAIHSEPKSLDPHLASEADSELVAYLTHGVLIRIDRQTQRPQAELAASWKVRPDGKEIRFLLRPGLKFSDGSALAASDVCFSIQRILDPALDSPFGDSLRAASGKIRCTATGASVSISFERALPSPERWWDSIAILKEAAPVQDRVGLGPFTVAEWQSGTQILLRRNERYWKKDAAGRNLPYLDAIRLQIQRNREVELLRFSRGELDLIQGLDAERYTRLQEQQPQALRGLGASLDSEQMWFNQVPQSPLPAYKKSWYANPAFRQGISAAIHREDLAKVVYKGQATPATGPISPMNRAWAHPALLPQPGDPHKALSLLGAAGFQKTGDTLYDSEQHPVEFTVLTNAGNKNRERMLSLIQQDLLAIGVKLKPVTLDFPALIERITKTYDYDACLLGMVIGNPDPNEFLNVLMSSAATHQWNPNQKTPATPWEAEIDSLLQAQAGEPDVAKRKKAWWRIQEILATQQPFLYLVHPNAMAAVASRVQGIRPVVLRPQLLWNAEWLSLDPQ; encoded by the coding sequence ATGAGACTGCTCTATTCCCTGATCGTGCTCTCTGCGCTGACGGCATTCGCGACTGGACTGCCCCATCCGGCCCGTGGAGGCGAATTGAGAATGGCAATCCATTCAGAACCCAAGTCACTGGACCCGCATCTGGCTTCAGAGGCCGACTCAGAACTTGTCGCCTATCTGACACATGGGGTGTTGATTCGGATCGATCGCCAGACGCAGCGCCCACAAGCCGAGTTGGCGGCCTCCTGGAAGGTCCGTCCCGATGGGAAGGAGATCCGCTTTCTCTTGCGGCCCGGGTTGAAGTTCAGCGATGGCTCGGCACTTGCGGCATCGGACGTCTGCTTCAGCATCCAGCGGATTCTTGACCCGGCGCTCGATTCTCCCTTCGGAGATTCGTTGCGGGCCGCCAGCGGTAAGATCCGTTGTACGGCAACCGGTGCGAGCGTCAGCATCAGCTTTGAGCGGGCCTTGCCGAGTCCGGAGCGCTGGTGGGATAGCATTGCGATCCTGAAAGAAGCAGCTCCGGTGCAAGACCGGGTCGGGCTCGGCCCTTTTACGGTTGCGGAATGGCAGAGTGGCACTCAGATCCTTCTGCGCCGGAACGAACGGTATTGGAAGAAGGATGCAGCCGGACGGAATCTCCCGTATCTCGATGCGATTCGCCTGCAGATCCAACGCAACCGGGAAGTGGAGTTGCTTCGTTTTTCCCGGGGAGAACTCGATCTCATCCAGGGTCTCGATGCGGAACGCTACACGCGGCTCCAAGAACAGCAACCGCAGGCGCTCCGCGGGCTGGGAGCCTCCCTCGATTCAGAACAAATGTGGTTCAATCAGGTGCCTCAAAGTCCGCTCCCGGCCTATAAGAAGAGCTGGTATGCCAACCCGGCATTCAGGCAAGGAATCTCAGCAGCAATCCATCGAGAGGATTTAGCCAAGGTGGTCTACAAAGGACAAGCCACCCCAGCCACTGGGCCAATCTCGCCCATGAATCGGGCTTGGGCTCACCCAGCGTTGCTGCCGCAGCCAGGCGATCCCCACAAAGCCCTCAGCCTGCTGGGAGCGGCAGGCTTCCAGAAAACAGGCGACACGCTTTATGATTCAGAGCAGCATCCCGTCGAGTTCACGGTTCTCACTAATGCAGGGAACAAGAATCGGGAGAGGATGCTTTCCCTGATCCAGCAAGACCTGCTTGCCATCGGGGTCAAGCTGAAGCCGGTGACCCTTGACTTCCCTGCCCTGATCGAGAGGATCACAAAGACTTACGACTATGATGCCTGCCTGCTGGGCATGGTCATTGGGAATCCAGACCCGAATGAGTTTCTGAATGTCCTGATGAGTTCCGCAGCCACTCACCAGTGGAACCCGAATCAGAAAACTCCCGCCACGCCTTGGGAGGCAGAGATCGATAGCCTCCTGCAAGCACAGGCAGGAGAACCGGATGTGGCCAAAAGAAAGAAAGCATGGTGGCGCATCCAGGAGATCCTCGCAACCCAACAACCCTTTCTCTACCTTGTCCATCCCAATGCGATGGCCGCAGTCGCGTCCCGGGTGCAAGGGATACGGCCGGTGGTGCTACGCCCGCAACTCCTCTGGAATGCAGAGTGGCTGTCACTCGATCCGCAATGA
- a CDS encoding ABC transporter permease → MKILAATLLVSIYLLCLAAGWIVMHPPAQQFRDHIEERPSAHFWLGTDALGRDRFARLLYGGRVSLLLAPLCAIASVGIALALASLAVNCGEAIRSGIAVAGDLTLTLPWMFLLLILRGAIPLDASETLTLFATATILAILGWAGPARVLQASLQSLLRAPHVEAARARGVPALRRWRHHILPLLLPLAMAQIALLVPFYLLAEANLGILGLGVAESIPTWGNLLAEVERAVLANGPLEWAAFIPVLALTTVCGCIYFLIPSETNE, encoded by the coding sequence ATGAAGATTCTCGCCGCCACACTGCTGGTCAGCATCTATCTCCTCTGCCTGGCGGCGGGCTGGATCGTGATGCACCCACCGGCGCAGCAGTTCCGCGACCACATTGAGGAGAGGCCTTCCGCCCATTTCTGGCTCGGCACGGATGCCCTCGGACGAGATCGCTTCGCCCGGCTTTTATATGGGGGCCGTGTATCGCTACTTCTTGCTCCCCTTTGCGCGATCGCCTCGGTCGGGATCGCCCTGGCCCTCGCCAGCCTGGCTGTGAATTGCGGCGAAGCCATTCGCTCCGGAATCGCCGTCGCAGGAGATCTGACGCTGACCCTGCCCTGGATGTTCTTACTGTTGATCCTGAGAGGGGCCATTCCGCTCGATGCATCCGAGACCCTGACGCTCTTTGCCACCGCCACGATTCTCGCCATCCTCGGCTGGGCTGGACCAGCCCGTGTTCTCCAGGCCAGCCTGCAATCGCTTCTCCGCGCGCCTCATGTCGAGGCAGCAAGAGCTCGTGGAGTTCCAGCGTTGCGGCGCTGGCGGCACCATATTCTTCCCCTGCTTCTGCCGTTGGCAATGGCGCAAATCGCCCTGCTCGTTCCGTTCTACTTATTGGCCGAAGCGAATCTCGGCATCCTGGGCTTGGGCGTTGCGGAAAGCATACCCACCTGGGGAAACCTGCTGGCCGAAGTCGAAAGAGCTGTCCTGGCCAATGGGCCACTGGAGTGGGCAGCCTTCATTCCGGTGCTGGCACTGACAACAGTCTGCGGCTGTATCTACTTCCTGATTCCCTCGGAGACGAATGAATGA
- a CDS encoding ABC transporter permease subunit: MRWAPGYSTPEEILDPHRTEEGRARLRAQRESTGNAVKHALQMLQQTAQLHFGQSQHFGKPVLSLLQERSGVTLASVTLGLSLAWLSALTATYFPPRLFPAKLAQSLAVLLQSVPAAVLALLGLAWGWSAWWAVGLALAAVLFPPILFQTRKLTDRREGTPPVLLARAQGFGRASLWRRRILRQAAQEICALAGVSLSWAFSALVPLEAIADQAGLGQLAWQAALARDLPLLTALLLFLCAGTVLAAGLRSSQSLGRP, translated from the coding sequence GTGCGCTGGGCTCCAGGCTATTCAACGCCGGAAGAGATCCTCGATCCACACCGGACAGAAGAGGGGCGGGCACGGCTTCGCGCACAACGGGAAAGTACGGGAAACGCGGTGAAACACGCCCTCCAAATGCTGCAACAAACGGCGCAACTCCACTTCGGCCAATCCCAGCACTTTGGCAAACCGGTCCTCTCATTACTGCAGGAGCGTAGCGGTGTTACACTCGCCTCAGTCACACTCGGGCTTAGTCTTGCCTGGCTTTCCGCTCTTACAGCCACATACTTTCCACCTCGCCTCTTTCCTGCCAAGCTGGCACAAAGCCTCGCCGTCTTGTTACAAAGTGTTCCTGCCGCCGTGCTCGCCTTATTGGGCCTTGCCTGGGGCTGGAGTGCCTGGTGGGCCGTGGGATTGGCCCTGGCGGCAGTTCTTTTTCCGCCCATCCTGTTCCAGACCCGGAAGCTGACCGACCGCAGGGAAGGAACGCCACCGGTCCTGCTCGCGCGGGCGCAGGGCTTCGGCAGAGCGTCCCTTTGGCGCAGGCGCATTCTCCGGCAAGCCGCCCAGGAGATCTGCGCATTGGCCGGAGTGAGTCTCAGTTGGGCGTTCAGCGCACTGGTCCCCTTGGAGGCCATTGCGGATCAGGCAGGACTCGGCCAACTCGCCTGGCAGGCTGCGCTCGCGCGAGACCTCCCCTTGCTCACCGCTTTACTTCTCTTCTTATGCGCCGGCACAGTGCTCGCGGCCGGCTTGCGATCGAGCCAGTCCCTGGGAAGACCATGA
- a CDS encoding sigma 54-interacting transcriptional regulator, with protein MPEDRFSFLDLDVVFANQASKDLLNKANRLAEIDCSVLIDGESGSGKEILARAIHCASKRSGGPWVDVSCAALPEQLVESELFGYERGAFSGAVSRKEGLFELAQRGTLFLDEIGELPLLLQAKLLRVLESNSYFRLGGTKKISADVRVVAATNRSLRTEVEKGNFREDLYHRLAQLRLQTIPLRERTDDIMAIGRFLLKKQKCSVEIAPDAEALLRAYPWPGNVRELRNCLLQSYAASEGGMVQAQHLPEEVRKYRSSSYSPSATGDLLHLLRSTDDLPLSESIGLSLLTPIQPFDSALAEELPPVGRMEWMERKLILETLRENGGHQEKTANVLGISTRTLSRKLKVYESQQMRGQRRNDQIGA; from the coding sequence ATGCCAGAAGATAGATTCAGCTTTCTTGATCTTGATGTTGTTTTTGCAAACCAAGCGAGCAAGGACTTACTGAATAAAGCGAATCGTCTCGCTGAAATCGACTGTTCCGTATTGATTGATGGGGAGAGTGGTTCTGGCAAAGAGATTCTCGCCCGGGCGATCCACTGTGCCTCGAAGCGATCTGGAGGCCCTTGGGTCGATGTCAGTTGTGCGGCGTTGCCCGAGCAACTGGTGGAGAGCGAGCTGTTCGGCTATGAACGAGGCGCCTTTAGCGGAGCCGTTTCCCGCAAGGAAGGTTTGTTTGAGCTCGCCCAACGTGGCACTCTCTTTCTCGATGAAATTGGAGAATTGCCCCTTTTATTACAAGCAAAGCTACTTCGGGTTCTCGAATCGAATAGTTATTTTCGACTGGGTGGAACAAAGAAAATCAGTGCCGATGTTCGAGTGGTAGCGGCAACGAACCGCTCGTTACGCACGGAAGTAGAAAAGGGGAATTTCCGCGAAGACCTCTACCATCGGCTCGCCCAACTCCGCCTGCAGACCATCCCACTGCGAGAGCGCACGGACGATATTATGGCGATCGGACGATTCTTACTCAAGAAACAGAAGTGTTCTGTTGAGATTGCACCCGATGCTGAAGCGCTGTTGCGTGCCTACCCTTGGCCTGGAAACGTTCGCGAGCTTCGCAATTGCCTCCTGCAATCCTATGCCGCCTCTGAGGGAGGGATGGTGCAGGCACAGCATCTTCCCGAGGAAGTGCGAAAGTACCGTAGTTCCTCATATTCTCCGTCGGCCACGGGTGATCTGCTGCATTTGCTGCGCTCGACGGATGATCTGCCTTTGAGTGAGTCCATTGGGCTCTCGCTGTTGACCCCAATACAGCCCTTTGACTCTGCTCTGGCGGAAGAACTGCCGCCCGTCGGACGGATGGAGTGGATGGAGCGTAAGCTCATCCTGGAGACGCTGCGGGAGAATGGCGGCCACCAGGAGAAGACGGCCAATGTCCTTGGCATCTCAACCCGCACCTTAAGCCGGAAGCTGAAGGTCTATGAGTCCCAACAAATGAGGGGACAGAGGCGCAATGATCAGATTGGAGCGTGA
- a CDS encoding PilZ domain-containing protein produces MIRLERDRRSESRLHASGQVTLASESPYPFSVVCELVDISHGGFRVLRDYAPIECGASVRFYGDSGAGVAVCGWNRCVGDRYQSGFYVTSRG; encoded by the coding sequence ATGATCAGATTGGAGCGTGACCGCAGGTCGGAGTCTCGCCTGCACGCGAGTGGACAGGTGACCCTCGCCTCGGAATCGCCCTATCCGTTCTCGGTTGTTTGTGAGCTTGTGGATATCTCGCATGGCGGCTTCCGCGTCTTGCGGGATTATGCCCCGATCGAATGCGGGGCAAGCGTGCGTTTTTATGGGGATAGCGGCGCCGGAGTTGCTGTCTGCGGCTGGAACCGTTGCGTCGGAGACCGCTACCAGTCTGGTTTCTATGTCACCTCCCGAGGCTGA
- a CDS encoding serine hydrolase domain-containing protein, with protein sequence MQRRELLAGALAAPLMAATWRKGLPPAFEAELSRMIQVAPVPGVVIGVIEDGKPSWIKPFGMRNVETAAPVTADTIFHAASLTKQVLAYAAFSLRDQGKLDFDRTLVSYVDDLSDPKARQVKIRHVLSHSSGFPNWRFEAGKLLVPEFEPGSKWRYSGEGFVYLQRILEKVTGEGIAAILDRLVFQPLRMPSSALVWSSQFADRTALPYNGRGELLQHWDRRPRALEELARKRGTRLRDWKYEEYRAAAKELGDAGLPFSLAPNGAASLVTTAADYGRFLASAIQNREIGKEQVAMRGGLAWGLGWGIERTKAASTSGSGGTMEASRILCWQNRQKAGESMFSPMATRGRASTTGS encoded by the coding sequence ATGCAGAGACGAGAATTGCTTGCGGGTGCGCTTGCGGCGCCGCTGATGGCCGCAACGTGGAGGAAGGGCCTTCCTCCAGCATTTGAGGCAGAGCTTTCCCGCATGATCCAAGTGGCCCCAGTTCCTGGAGTCGTCATCGGAGTGATCGAGGACGGCAAACCCTCCTGGATCAAGCCTTTTGGCATGCGGAATGTGGAAACCGCGGCGCCGGTCACGGCCGATACCATCTTTCACGCCGCCAGTCTCACCAAGCAGGTGCTCGCTTACGCAGCTTTTTCCTTACGAGATCAGGGGAAGCTTGATTTCGATCGCACGCTGGTGTCTTATGTCGATGACTTGAGCGATCCGAAAGCCCGTCAGGTGAAGATTCGTCATGTCCTAAGCCACAGCTCCGGTTTCCCAAACTGGCGTTTTGAGGCCGGCAAGCTGCTGGTCCCGGAATTCGAGCCTGGATCGAAGTGGCGCTACTCCGGGGAAGGTTTTGTCTATCTGCAGCGCATTCTCGAGAAAGTGACGGGTGAGGGGATTGCTGCCATCCTCGATCGACTCGTATTCCAACCCCTTCGCATGCCTTCGAGTGCCTTAGTCTGGAGCTCCCAATTCGCGGACCGCACCGCACTTCCCTACAATGGCCGCGGCGAGTTGTTGCAACATTGGGACAGGCGCCCTCGGGCCTTAGAGGAACTCGCCAGGAAGCGAGGCACCAGATTGCGGGACTGGAAATACGAGGAGTACCGTGCCGCCGCCAAGGAACTGGGCGATGCCGGACTGCCGTTTAGTCTGGCTCCGAACGGCGCCGCCAGTTTGGTGACAACTGCGGCAGACTACGGCCGCTTTCTGGCCAGCGCGATCCAGAATCGGGAGATTGGCAAGGAGCAGGTGGCGATGCGTGGGGGATTAGCCTGGGGGCTCGGATGGGGCATCGAACGCACCAAGGCCGCGAGTACCTCTGGCAGTGGGGGGACAATGGAGGCTTCAAGAATTTTGTGCTGGCAGAACCGGCAAAAGGCTGGGGAATCTATGTTTTCACCAATGGCGACTCGGGGGCGCGCGTCTACGACCGGATCGTGA
- a CDS encoding SDR family oxidoreductase, which translates to MIVGASSGIGRSTALLFARDGAKVYASARREDRLAAMAAELAGEGHPIHFGTSDAGSHESMEKLAADATQALGGIDIVIYATGTNTPDRAMTRLNRTIWNELIEVNLNGAFSLTAALLPAMRMAGKGHFIYVSSISGKLADVSGAAYQASKRGMLGLAAAIRQEEREHGIRTCVVCPGLVDTELMEKRPVKPTAETLGKALQPEDVAELIYGIARLHPRVAVPEVEILPTVL; encoded by the coding sequence TTGATTGTTGGCGCGTCGAGCGGCATTGGACGCTCTACCGCTTTGCTTTTTGCGCGCGACGGCGCAAAAGTGTATGCGAGCGCCCGGCGGGAAGACCGCTTGGCTGCCATGGCGGCGGAACTCGCTGGTGAGGGCCATCCGATTCATTTTGGAACCTCTGACGCCGGTAGCCATGAATCGATGGAGAAGCTTGCGGCCGACGCCACCCAGGCGCTGGGCGGCATCGACATCGTCATCTACGCGACTGGAACCAATACGCCAGATCGTGCGATGACCCGTCTGAATCGCACCATCTGGAATGAACTGATTGAAGTGAATCTCAATGGGGCCTTCTCCCTGACTGCTGCCCTCTTGCCGGCAATGCGCATGGCAGGCAAGGGCCACTTCATCTATGTTTCGTCGATCTCAGGGAAGCTGGCCGATGTTTCGGGCGCGGCCTACCAGGCCTCAAAGCGCGGCATGCTGGGTTTGGCTGCGGCGATCCGGCAGGAAGAGCGCGAGCACGGCATCAGAACCTGCGTGGTCTGTCCTGGACTGGTCGACACGGAGCTGATGGAGAAAAGACCCGTGAAACCAACGGCGGAAACGCTCGGAAAAGCGCTGCAGCCGGAAGATGTGGCGGAGTTGATTTATGGAATTGCCCGCTTGCACCCACGAGTTGCGGTTCCCGAAGTAGAAATCTTGCCGACAGTGCTCTAA
- a CDS encoding transposase, with protein sequence MTSALRESAGKEKRGPISKQRNTHPQPVLIEAAKLAPRFNETLKAVHEKEQAKGHANRATLAVARKLVAYLLAVDRAYFAELKASKLTVTVGST encoded by the coding sequence TTGACAAGTGCATTGCGGGAGTCGGCGGGTAAGGAGAAGCGCGGTCCCATCTCGAAGCAACGAAACACTCATCCCCAGCCTGTACTCATCGAGGCCGCCAAGCTTGCACCTCGCTTCAACGAGACACTGAAGGCTGTTCACGAAAAGGAGCAAGCCAAAGGTCATGCCAATCGAGCCACCCTGGCGGTGGCACGCAAGCTCGTCGCCTATCTGCTGGCCGTGGATCGGGCTTACTTTGCAGAACTGAAGGCATCGAAACTGACCGTGACGGTGGGAAGTACCTAA
- the tnpC gene encoding IS66 family transposase, whose amino-acid sequence MSQLVTAGLDAIDLGHLRRELKRLTIENELLREKLRLARILKYGPSSEKLNDAQLLLLEGEPGVSQDEVLAESTREAMPSEMPVEKPRSAGKHPGRQSLPASLPRVERILSAKPEECACKDCGAETKVIGYDESEQLDLEPARYFVLVTKREKRACGRCAGSVQTSSLPARILDKSLVSDRVILDTVVSKYSDHLPLYRQSAILLREAGIEISRATMDGWVMRVGEMLLPVVERMRIDLLSGTYIQADETPVDVQVSNGTGSNHQAYLWQYGKPGEETVFDFRMGRGREGPKKFLSQFEGILQTDGYAAYERVGGVKMVRAACWAHARRKFVEALKLSPKDAVAARLVAAMNELFAIDAQARELSCEERHRLRQQRSAPLLGSLREELKRLQRELLPASALGKAVSYTLTLWAKLVCFLDHPELELSNNIAENSMRGIALGRKNWIHVGSEKAGPKVAAILSVIESCRRMGVPARAYLAEILPGLNDLKVKEVAERTPAAWVKRNRPD is encoded by the coding sequence ATGTCTCAGTTAGTCACAGCAGGGCTCGACGCCATCGATCTCGGCCATTTAAGGCGAGAGTTAAAGCGCTTGACGATCGAGAACGAGCTGCTGCGAGAGAAGCTGCGACTGGCGCGGATCCTCAAGTACGGCCCCTCCAGCGAGAAGCTGAACGATGCGCAGTTGCTGCTGCTCGAAGGCGAGCCCGGGGTGAGCCAGGACGAGGTCCTCGCCGAGTCCACACGAGAGGCCATGCCCTCCGAGATGCCTGTCGAGAAGCCACGGTCTGCGGGCAAGCATCCCGGTCGCCAGAGCCTGCCCGCCAGTCTGCCGCGAGTCGAACGGATCCTGAGCGCCAAGCCTGAGGAATGTGCCTGCAAGGACTGTGGGGCCGAGACGAAAGTGATTGGCTACGACGAAAGCGAACAGCTGGATCTTGAGCCTGCACGATACTTTGTGCTGGTCACCAAGCGCGAGAAGCGAGCCTGCGGACGCTGCGCGGGGAGTGTACAGACGTCCTCTCTTCCCGCTCGCATTCTGGACAAGAGCCTGGTGAGTGATCGGGTGATCCTCGATACAGTCGTCTCGAAGTACAGTGATCATTTGCCGCTGTATCGGCAAAGCGCGATCCTGTTGCGCGAAGCCGGGATTGAGATCAGCCGGGCGACGATGGATGGCTGGGTGATGCGGGTCGGAGAGATGCTGCTGCCCGTTGTCGAAAGGATGCGGATCGACTTACTCAGTGGAACTTATATTCAGGCGGATGAAACGCCAGTCGATGTACAAGTCAGCAATGGAACGGGATCAAATCATCAGGCTTATTTATGGCAATATGGCAAGCCGGGAGAAGAGACCGTATTCGACTTCCGGATGGGGCGAGGGCGCGAGGGTCCGAAGAAGTTTCTAAGTCAGTTTGAGGGGATTTTGCAGACCGATGGTTATGCGGCTTATGAGCGCGTGGGCGGGGTCAAGATGGTGCGTGCGGCTTGCTGGGCGCATGCGCGACGGAAGTTTGTGGAAGCTTTGAAGTTGAGTCCGAAGGATGCTGTTGCGGCACGCCTGGTGGCGGCGATGAATGAGCTGTTCGCGATTGATGCACAAGCGCGGGAGCTGAGTTGTGAGGAGCGGCATCGCTTGCGGCAGCAGAGGTCAGCGCCGTTGTTGGGGAGTCTGCGCGAGGAGTTGAAGAGGCTGCAGCGCGAACTGTTGCCTGCCAGTGCGTTGGGCAAAGCGGTGTCTTATACGTTGACGCTTTGGGCGAAGTTAGTCTGCTTCCTCGATCACCCGGAGTTAGAGTTGTCCAACAACATCGCGGAGAACTCGATGCGGGGCATTGCGCTGGGGCGTAAGAACTGGATCCATGTCGGCAGTGAAAAGGCTGGACCGAAGGTGGCCGCGATCTTATCGGTCATCGAGTCTTGCCGCAGGATGGGCGTGCCCGCCCGTGCTTATCTGGCCGAAATTCTGCCAGGGTTGAATGATCTCAAAGTCAAAGAGGTCGCTGAGAGAACGCCTGCCGCCTGGGTCAAACGCAACCGTCCAGATTGA
- the tnpB gene encoding IS66 family insertion sequence element accessory protein TnpB (TnpB, as the term is used for proteins encoded by IS66 family insertion elements, is considered an accessory protein, since TnpC, encoded by a neighboring gene, is a DDE family transposase.) produces the protein MFGLGPGTKIYVATGATDMRKGFEGLHGLVRDELDRDPLSGHVFLFANKMRTRLKILFWDGSGLWVCAKRLEKGRFHWPETSAGASVTMRQEQLTMLLNGIDLTRSKTRRGWLSKPFVA, from the coding sequence GTGTTCGGCTTGGGGCCTGGGACGAAGATCTATGTGGCGACCGGCGCCACCGACATGCGCAAAGGCTTCGAGGGGCTCCATGGTCTGGTGCGGGACGAGTTGGATCGTGATCCGTTGAGCGGACATGTGTTTCTATTCGCCAACAAGATGCGAACCCGGCTCAAGATTCTGTTCTGGGATGGGAGCGGACTCTGGGTGTGCGCCAAGCGCCTGGAGAAGGGACGCTTCCACTGGCCAGAGACCTCCGCAGGAGCCAGTGTCACGATGCGCCAGGAACAACTGACGATGTTGCTGAACGGTATCGACCTCACCCGATCCAAGACTCGCCGAGGCTGGTTGTCCAAGCCATTTGTCGCTTAA
- the tnpA gene encoding IS66 family insertion sequence element accessory protein TnpA encodes MKSGQVGYAGLGVARKYRDSGQSRAEFCREQEIPLTTLDYYLRRDRAKPKQELVAVEVVSEDKAAASDFVLVLATGRRLEIAANFDEAGLERLLTLLERC; translated from the coding sequence ATGAAGAGTGGGCAGGTAGGATATGCGGGCTTGGGTGTGGCGCGGAAGTACCGAGACAGTGGCCAGTCCCGAGCGGAGTTTTGCCGGGAACAGGAGATCCCGCTGACGACTCTCGATTATTATCTGCGGCGCGATCGCGCCAAGCCAAAGCAAGAACTGGTCGCGGTGGAAGTGGTCTCCGAGGACAAGGCAGCCGCAAGCGACTTCGTCCTGGTGTTGGCGACGGGCCGCCGATTGGAGATCGCCGCGAACTTCGACGAAGCTGGTCTCGAACGTCTGCTGACGCTCCTGGAACGGTGTTGA